A window of the Rhodoferax sp. GW822-FHT02A01 genome harbors these coding sequences:
- the dnaJ gene encoding molecular chaperone DnaJ, translating into MAKRDFYEILGVPKNASEEDIKKAYRKLAMKYHPDRNQGDSSKVAEEKFKEAKEAYEMLSDAQKRAAYDQYGHAGVDPNRGAGGPGAEGFGGFAEAFGDIFGDMFGQQRGRAGGGRQVYRGSDLSYAMEITLEEAAKGKDAQIRIPSWDNCDTCKGSGAKPGTQVKTCSTCGGSGNVQMRQGFFSVQQTCPTCRGNGKVIPEPCTACHGQGKIKRQKTLEVKIPAGIDAGMRIRSAGNGEPGTNGGPAGDLYIEIRLKKHDIFERDGDDIHCSVPISMITAALGGEIDVPTLAGKAAIDIPEGTQTGKQFRLRGKGIKGVRSSYPGDLYCHIVVETPVKLSEHQRKLLRELDESFKKGGSKHSPSGDTWADRLKSFFS; encoded by the coding sequence ATGGCCAAACGAGACTTTTACGAAATTCTGGGCGTACCCAAGAACGCCAGCGAAGAGGACATCAAGAAGGCCTATCGCAAACTGGCAATGAAGTACCACCCGGACCGCAACCAGGGTGACAGCTCCAAAGTCGCAGAAGAGAAATTCAAGGAGGCCAAAGAGGCCTACGAAATGCTGTCGGACGCGCAGAAGCGCGCCGCCTACGACCAGTATGGCCATGCCGGTGTGGACCCCAACCGCGGTGCGGGCGGTCCTGGTGCGGAAGGCTTTGGCGGATTTGCCGAAGCCTTCGGCGACATCTTTGGCGACATGTTCGGCCAGCAGCGCGGTCGCGCCGGCGGTGGCCGTCAGGTCTACCGTGGCAGCGACCTGAGCTACGCCATGGAAATCACGCTGGAAGAAGCGGCCAAGGGCAAGGACGCCCAGATCCGCATCCCCAGTTGGGACAACTGCGACACCTGCAAGGGCAGCGGCGCCAAGCCCGGCACCCAGGTCAAGACCTGCAGCACCTGCGGCGGCAGCGGCAATGTGCAGATGCGCCAGGGCTTTTTCAGCGTGCAACAGACCTGCCCTACCTGCCGCGGCAATGGCAAGGTCATTCCTGAACCTTGCACCGCCTGCCATGGCCAGGGCAAGATCAAGCGCCAGAAGACGCTGGAAGTCAAAATCCCCGCTGGTATCGATGCAGGCATGCGCATCCGCAGCGCAGGCAATGGCGAACCCGGCACCAATGGCGGCCCCGCAGGCGATCTGTACATCGAGATCCGGCTCAAGAAGCACGACATCTTCGAACGCGACGGCGATGACATCCACTGCTCTGTGCCTATCAGCATGATCACTGCTGCCCTGGGTGGCGAGATTGATGTACCCACGCTGGCGGGCAAGGCTGCCATCGACATTCCCGAAGGCACCCAGACCGGCAAGCAGTTCCGTCTGCGCGGCAAGGGCATCAAGGGTGTGCGCTCTAGCTACCCCGGCGACCTCTACTGCCACATCGTGGTGGAAACGCCGGTCAAGCTCAGCGAGCACCAGCGCAAGCTGTTGCGCGAGCTTGATGAGTCGTTCAAGAAGGGAGGCAGCAAGCACTCTCCTTCGGGCGACACCTGGGCCGATCGCCTGAAGAGTTTCTTCAGCTAA
- a CDS encoding MBL fold metallo-hydrolase: MGVSITFLGGANTVTGSKYLVRHEGKSLLVDCGLFQGYKQLRLRNWSPLPVVPDTIDAVLLTHAHLDHSGYLPLLAKEGFAGHVYASTGTRDLCKILLPDSGHIQEEDALFANRHGFSKHAPALPLYTRQDALDCLPLIKSVNMGVTFQPIPGWQATFQSAGHILGASSILLELAGRRILFSGDLGRPDDSLMNPPDRAPAADTVLIESTYGDRTHPLDDVLAELGPALHRLAARGGVAVVPVFAVGRAQAILHAINQLKARGEVPKGLPVFLDSPMAVHTTHLFESHPGEHRLTGAEVRALTHSATMVSSTDESKALATRHGPMVILSASGMATGGRVLHHLAQHAGNHRNMIILTGYQAPGTRGATLASGARSVRIHGRDVEVQAEIVSLQSASAHADAGQLLNWLKTMPSAPSQVYVVHGELQASDALRARISRELGWRAMVPEHGSTWPT; this comes from the coding sequence ATGGGCGTAAGCATTACCTTCTTGGGCGGGGCCAACACGGTCACCGGCTCCAAGTACCTGGTCCGCCACGAAGGCAAAAGCCTGCTGGTGGACTGCGGGCTGTTCCAGGGTTACAAGCAACTGCGTCTGCGCAATTGGAGCCCGCTGCCCGTGGTGCCCGATACCATCGATGCGGTGCTGCTGACCCATGCCCATCTGGACCACAGCGGCTACCTGCCCCTGCTGGCCAAGGAAGGTTTCGCAGGCCATGTGTACGCATCCACCGGCACGCGCGACCTGTGCAAGATCCTGTTGCCCGACAGCGGCCATATCCAGGAAGAGGACGCCCTGTTTGCCAACCGCCATGGCTTTTCCAAACATGCACCAGCCTTGCCCTTGTACACGCGCCAGGACGCGCTGGACTGTCTGCCCCTGATCAAGTCAGTCAACATGGGCGTTACGTTCCAGCCCATCCCCGGCTGGCAAGCCACCTTTCAATCTGCGGGCCACATCCTGGGCGCCTCCAGCATTCTGCTGGAGTTGGCCGGGCGCCGCATTCTGTTCTCCGGTGACCTGGGCCGACCCGACGATTCGCTGATGAATCCACCCGACAGGGCACCTGCTGCGGATACGGTGTTGATCGAATCCACCTACGGTGACCGTACCCATCCACTGGATGATGTGCTGGCTGAACTCGGCCCCGCACTGCACCGGTTGGCTGCACGCGGTGGCGTGGCCGTGGTTCCCGTTTTTGCGGTGGGCCGGGCACAGGCCATCCTGCACGCCATCAACCAGCTCAAGGCGCGCGGTGAAGTGCCCAAGGGTCTGCCGGTGTTTCTGGACAGCCCCATGGCGGTCCACACCACGCATTTGTTTGAATCGCATCCCGGCGAACACCGGCTTACCGGAGCGGAGGTACGTGCCCTCACCCACAGTGCCACCATGGTCAGCAGCACCGACGAGTCCAAGGCCCTGGCCACACGCCATGGCCCCATGGTGATTCTCTCGGCCAGCGGCATGGCCACTGGCGGGCGCGTATTGCACCATCTGGCGCAGCATGCCGGCAACCACCGCAACATGATCATCCTGACCGGATACCAGGCGCCCGGTACACGCGGTGCCACGCTGGCCAGCGGCGCGCGTTCGGTGCGCATCCATGGCCGCGATGTGGAAGTCCAGGCTGAAATCGTGTCACTGCAATCGGCCTCGGCCCATGCGGATGCCGGCCAGCTTTTGAACTGGCTCAAGACCATGCCCTCTGCCCCGTCACAGGTGTATGTGGTGCATGGCGAGCTGCAGGCTTCGGACGCGTTGCGCGCCCGCATCTCGC